The following are encoded together in the Populus trichocarpa isolate Nisqually-1 chromosome 5, P.trichocarpa_v4.1, whole genome shotgun sequence genome:
- the LOC18098935 gene encoding uncharacterized protein LOC18098935, with product MSLAVVNETTVTTFVEDMKAFENCVKECFEMLDVDGDGVLSRSELREGFCKLMSLGHESSKKEKIDHLFDTIFDRFDEDQNGSIDPREFKCLIRELMFAMGRGFGNSPVLVALEIDSLLMKAVEHEFGQI from the coding sequence atgagtTTAGCTGTCGTCAACGAGACAACAGTGACAACATTTGTCGAAGACATGAAAGCATTCGAGAACTGTGTCAAGGAATGTTTCGAGATGCTTGATGTAGATGGGGATGGAGTGCTTTCACGATCTGAGCTTCGTGAGGGATTTTGTAAACTTATGTCATTAGGGCATGAATCCAGCAAGAAAGAGAAGATTGACCATCTTTTCGATACTATTTTCGACAGGTTTGATGAGGATCAAAATGGGAGTATCGATCCTCGAGAGTTCAAGTGCTTGATTAGGGAGCTCATGTTTGCAATGGGACGTGGGTTTGGTAATTCTCCAGTTCTGGTGGCTCTAGAAATAGATAGCTTGCTTATGAAGGCTGTGGAGCATGAATTTGGCCAGATATGA
- the LOC18098936 gene encoding uncharacterized protein LOC18098936 codes for MIPACFSNPSTLSSASQVPQNLITCIYQTQLGNSPTYLTLAWSKTLFSHSLTIYAADSFSITISLYPSAFSLFRNKPGSKSIYLTHHHYKKIKLYWDFTRAEFTHNSAEPESRFYIAISCDARLEFLLGDLCPELTRRSGLVIARQLGEPALLSRREHVFGLRSYVSRASFLGSKHEIEIECGGGVLVVKVDGEISLVIKRLAWKFRGNERIHVGGLEVEFFWDVFNWVNNNNNCNNYNSLGSAAKGHGVFIFQVGDGGVWPEMVGPEKRLIRKSMSMAGPTSTPRPMSLSSPSPSCSSVLQWAEESGDCGRSSCSSSTTRSCGSNSGGFSLLLYAWRKD; via the coding sequence ATGATCCCAGCATGTTTCAGCAATCCCAGCACGCTCTCAAGTGCCTCTCAAGTGCCTCAAAATCTCATAACATGTATCTACCAGACTCAGCTCGGCAACTCACCAACCTATCTCACACTCGCTTGGTCAAAAACCCTCTTCTCTCACTCCCTAACCATCTACGCAGCTGATTCTTTCTCCATCACCATCTCTCTGTACCCATCAGCCTTTTCTCTCTTTAGAAACAAACCAGGCTCCAAATCCATCTACTTGACCCACcaccattataaaaaaatcaagctttaCTGGGACTTCACTAGAGCTGAATTCACTCACAACTCGGCGGAGCCGGAATCTCGCTTCTACATTGCCATTTCTTGCGATGCAAGATTGGAATTCTTGCTAGGTGATCTGTGCCCTGAGTTGACTAGGAGGTCCGGGCTGGTCATAGCTCGCCAACTGGGTGAACCGGCTCTGTTGTCTCGGAGGGAGCATGTGTTTGGGCTCAGGAGTTATGTGTCCAGGGCTAGTTTCTTGGGGTCCaagcatgaaattgaaatagAGTGCGGTGGGGGTGTGCTTGTAGTAAAAGTTGATGGTGAAATTAGTCTTGTTATCAAGAGGTTGGCTTGGAAATTTAGAGGCAATGAAAGAATTCATGTTGGCGGGCTAGAAGTTGAATTCTTTTGGGATGTGTTCAATTGggtcaacaacaacaacaattgtAACAATTACAACAGTCTTGGCAGTGCTGCCAAAGGTCATggtgtgtttatttttcaagttggtGATGGTGGAGTGTGGCCTGAAATGGTTGGTCCAGAGAAGAGATTGATCAGGAAGAGCATGTCCATGGCGGGGCCAACATCGACTCCGCGGCCAATGTCCTTGTCATCGCCTTCTCCGTCGTGCTCTAGTGTGTTGCAATGGGCTGAGGAGAGTGGTGATTGTGGGAGAAGCTCATGCTCTTCATCCACTACCAGGTCATGTGGGAGCAATAGTGGAGGGTTCTCTTTGCTGTTGTATGCTTGGAGGAAGGATTGA